One part of the Paenibacillus silvisoli genome encodes these proteins:
- a CDS encoding NUDIX hydrolase: MDDPKTYSPRNYRTPDGAPADIVIFTITSTERNTAKKSLPVRKLEVLLIQRKGWPFAGQWALPGGFSKDTETLLDSAKRELQEETGVDNVHIEYFNAYSEPGRDPRGWMISHAFCALVHEDALASRRADDDAADVRLFTVKDALEMELAFDHRQILKDAVQHIRHSMMTTTIARAFLPEEFTIGELYQVIETVVPEFVERNFIRKITSTQSRKGIIEEVRDSRGELKMSNRYSQRAAQLYRFTDYLPPLSIYS; the protein is encoded by the coding sequence ATGGACGATCCCAAAACCTATTCCCCCCGCAACTATCGGACGCCTGACGGCGCGCCTGCGGACATCGTCATTTTCACGATTACGTCAACGGAGCGGAATACGGCGAAGAAGTCGCTTCCGGTCCGGAAGCTGGAGGTGCTGCTCATCCAACGCAAAGGCTGGCCGTTCGCCGGTCAGTGGGCGTTGCCGGGCGGATTTTCGAAGGATACGGAGACCTTGCTCGACAGCGCTAAGAGAGAGCTGCAAGAGGAAACCGGCGTCGACAACGTGCACATCGAATATTTCAATGCGTACAGCGAGCCGGGGCGCGATCCTCGCGGATGGATGATTTCGCATGCGTTCTGCGCGCTTGTTCATGAGGATGCGCTTGCGAGCCGCAGAGCTGACGACGATGCAGCCGATGTTCGGCTGTTCACGGTTAAGGATGCGCTGGAGATGGAGCTTGCGTTTGACCATAGGCAGATTTTAAAGGACGCGGTTCAGCATATCCGGCACAGCATGATGACGACGACCATCGCCCGGGCGTTCTTGCCCGAAGAGTTTACGATCGGCGAGCTGTACCAGGTCATTGAAACCGTCGTCCCCGAATTCGTGGAGCGCAATTTTATCCGCAAAATCACGTCGACCCAAAGCCGCAAAGGCATTATTGAAGAAGTCCGGGATTCCCGCGGCGAGCTCAAAATGTCCAATCGCTATTCCCAACGGGCGGCGCAGCTGTATCGGTTTACCGATTATTTGCCTCCGCTGTCGATTTACAGCTAG
- the uraA gene encoding uracil permease has product MSNIIQVHERPSLAASVPLSLQHLFAMFGSTVLVPILFKVDPATILLMNGIGTLLYLLITKFKIPAYLGSSFAFLSPVFVVLNTEGSGGYSAALGGFIVVGVIFTLIALLIKLVGTRWIDVVFPPAAMGAIVAVIGLELVPVAAQMAGLIAKPGAPADWSPDGATLAVSIVTLCIGVVGSVLFRGFLKVIPILISILVGYTLAAILGLVEVRAAVDAAAWFQAPTFYSPTFNWSSIAIIAPAALVVIAEHIGHLIVTGNIVEKDLTKDPGLSRSLLGNGISTIISGFVGSTPNTTYGENIGVMAISRVYSVWVIGGAAVIAVVLSFIGKLSALIQTIPEAAMGGVSLLLFGVIAASGIRMLVETKVDYSKPANLMLTTVVLVIGLSGAALKFGNFELKGMALATVSAIVLSLFLKVIEVLRLSSED; this is encoded by the coding sequence TTGTCCAACATCATTCAAGTACATGAAAGGCCGTCGCTTGCGGCCAGCGTCCCGCTTAGTCTGCAGCATTTGTTCGCTATGTTCGGCTCGACCGTTCTCGTTCCCATTTTATTCAAGGTCGATCCTGCGACAATCTTGCTGATGAACGGCATCGGAACGCTGCTCTATCTGCTCATTACGAAATTTAAGATCCCCGCTTATCTCGGGTCGAGCTTCGCCTTTCTGTCGCCCGTGTTCGTCGTGCTCAACACGGAAGGCAGCGGCGGCTATTCCGCGGCGCTGGGCGGCTTCATTGTGGTGGGGGTTATTTTTACGCTGATCGCCTTGCTGATCAAGCTGGTCGGTACGCGTTGGATTGACGTGGTCTTCCCGCCGGCGGCAATGGGCGCGATCGTAGCCGTCATCGGGCTCGAGCTGGTGCCGGTTGCCGCGCAAATGGCCGGCTTGATCGCAAAGCCGGGCGCACCGGCGGATTGGTCGCCGGATGGCGCGACCCTTGCCGTATCGATCGTCACGCTTTGCATTGGCGTCGTCGGCTCCGTTTTGTTCCGCGGTTTCTTGAAGGTCATCCCGATTTTGATTTCAATTCTTGTCGGCTATACGCTCGCTGCGATTCTCGGTCTGGTTGAAGTGAGAGCTGCAGTCGACGCGGCCGCTTGGTTCCAAGCGCCAACCTTCTATTCGCCGACGTTCAACTGGTCTAGCATCGCTATTATTGCGCCGGCAGCGCTGGTTGTCATTGCCGAGCACATCGGTCACTTGATCGTCACCGGCAATATCGTCGAAAAAGATTTGACGAAGGATCCGGGCTTGAGCCGCTCGCTTCTCGGCAACGGCATCTCGACGATTATATCCGGCTTCGTCGGCTCCACGCCGAACACGACGTACGGCGAAAATATCGGCGTTATGGCGATCAGCCGCGTGTACTCCGTCTGGGTCATCGGCGGCGCGGCGGTCATCGCGGTCGTGCTGTCCTTCATCGGCAAGCTGTCCGCCTTGATTCAAACGATTCCGGAGGCGGCCATGGGCGGCGTGTCGCTGCTGCTCTTCGGCGTTATTGCCGCATCCGGTATCCGCATGCTGGTAGAGACGAAGGTCGACTATTCGAAGCCGGCCAACCTTATGCTGACGACCGTCGTGCTCGTCATCGGCCTCAGCGGCGCCGCGTTGAAGTTCGGCAACTTCGAGCTGAAGGGCATGGCGCTGGCGACGGTATCCGCGATCGTGCTCAGCCTTTTCTTGAAGGTGATTGAGGTGCTCCGGTTGTCGTCGGAGGATTAG